In a single window of the Pyrococcus sp. NA2 genome:
- a CDS encoding DUF790 family protein gives MLPRELLDARRSGGRIHLNFAGDEHLKLARAVIIAFKSSIGQSYGDLQEKLRHMESAETYKKVRGFAKIIEREVKLGIPTSLNPLEVRRFLFERGYVTNEFERIKVIKEAAEHFGVSVDEIERAMFADREEERVIEEVPEIEPEELVRRYNLSLIQTLMFNAVRLTFRVSSNFKRIFRAIKLLGLMYEIYEDNIEVTGPATLLKLTRKYGTSIAKLIPEIVKAESWWMRAEILGDNKRIYIFELSSEDEVKLPELEEEIEYSSSLEREFASKVRRILEVDVIYEPGIIKVGKYAYIPDFLVRKGGKEVYVEIVGFWTREYLERKLEKIAQANVPILLIVNDELFAEKASRIPGKEIILMRKGKIPYKEVIAKLKEKLKS, from the coding sequence ATGCTTCCAAGAGAGCTCCTAGATGCAAGGAGGAGCGGTGGGAGGATACACTTGAACTTCGCCGGGGATGAACATCTGAAGCTCGCGAGAGCTGTTATCATAGCGTTTAAATCTAGCATTGGACAGAGCTATGGTGATCTCCAGGAGAAATTAAGGCACATGGAGAGTGCTGAAACCTACAAAAAGGTTCGAGGGTTCGCAAAGATAATCGAAAGGGAGGTCAAGCTAGGAATACCAACCAGCTTAAATCCCCTGGAGGTTAGGAGGTTTCTCTTCGAGAGGGGCTACGTAACCAACGAGTTCGAGAGGATAAAGGTGATTAAAGAAGCTGCAGAGCACTTCGGAGTTAGCGTTGATGAAATAGAGAGGGCTATGTTCGCCGATAGGGAGGAGGAAAGGGTGATAGAGGAAGTCCCAGAAATTGAACCCGAGGAGCTCGTAAGAAGGTACAACCTCTCGCTGATACAAACCTTAATGTTTAATGCCGTCAGGCTAACATTCAGAGTTTCATCAAATTTCAAGAGGATATTCAGGGCAATAAAGCTCCTTGGATTAATGTACGAGATTTATGAGGACAACATCGAGGTTACGGGACCTGCTACCCTCTTAAAGCTTACCAGGAAATATGGAACCTCAATCGCAAAGCTAATTCCCGAAATAGTTAAGGCCGAGAGCTGGTGGATGAGGGCCGAAATACTGGGAGACAACAAGAGGATATACATCTTTGAGCTGTCAAGTGAGGACGAGGTTAAGCTACCAGAGCTCGAGGAGGAGATCGAGTATTCCTCTTCACTCGAGAGGGAGTTCGCATCGAAGGTGAGAAGGATACTTGAGGTTGATGTCATCTACGAGCCAGGGATAATAAAGGTCGGAAAGTACGCTTACATACCAGATTTCCTCGTGAGGAAAGGGGGTAAAGAGGTGTACGTTGAGATAGTTGGCTTTTGGACCAGGGAGTACTTAGAGAGGAAGCTCGAGAAGATAGCCCAGGCAAACGTGCCAATTCTCCTGATAGTCAACGATGAATTATTTGCCGAGAAGGCCTCCAGAATTCCTGGGAAGGAGATAATCCTTATGAGAAAGGGGAAGATACCTTACAAGGAGGTCATTGCAAAGCTCAAGGAGAAGCTCAAATCCTAG